The genomic stretch GACGTTTCTttatttgttctttttatttttatttaaaGCTGAAAAGTTCGAAAACTTGCAGAATCTTGACCTTTGGAACTACGTTTACCTTTCATATCTTGTTACGTAGGCCAAGTCGATCAGCGTTAGCGACCAgttttcatcaagaagagTGCCATGTCGAAAGTACCAAGAAGTTTCAGGCTTCTGGAAGAGTTGGAGAAGGGAGAGAAGGGGTTTGGACCCGAATCGTGCAGTTACGGTCTGGCGGATAGCGACGATATCACCATGACGAAGTGGAACGGGACAATCTTGGGGCCACCGCACTCAAACCACGAAAACCGTATCTACTCTTTGGAGATTGTGTGCGGCGACCGTTATCCTGACGAGCCTCCTCTGGTGAAATTTATCTCAAAGGTAAATTTGCCCTGTGTGGATCAAACCACAGGAGTCGTTAGCGCCGAGAAATTCCACACATTACGTGATTGGAAAAGATCATACACCATGCAAACAGTCCTACTTGATCTGAGGAAAGAAATGGGTACTCCTGCCAATAAGAAATTGTCACAACCAAGTGAAGGTTCCGTTTTTTGATCAACTAGTATGCATCTGAAAtgaaagaaggaaaaatgTTATTAATGGTTTTTGTGCTCGTACAGATTTAACTGTCGTAATGtttgcttttttcttccttctttttgatTAGAAAGACCTCTACTTTGAACTTGATGTCATGGTAaaaaaaatccaaaaaatgGAATATACCCATTAACGAGATAAAACACCATTCACTCCCGATTCGACATTTTGCGTATTACCTATCTATACAACAACTGCCTTCATAAATTACTAATCGTATACTTCAAAGTAAATGAAATTTTAACCAATAATAAAAACCGAATTCAGCCTGAAAAGGAATGCTAATTACGTTCCTGTTTGTTAATGTTTCTGCACCCCAACCGTCCCCTGCTACATTCGGTAGGTGCAAAGATTTGAGAAAATGTTACAGATGAAGAAATAACCTCCAGAGTAGGCGGACTTAATTTCCCACACTGCGCAGTAATGAGGACTTTAAAGTCTCAGCAACTTGGGGCAGTTTTCATTACTAGACCAAACAGGAAAGTTGTAGTGTGGGACCGAAGGTCACAGGGTTCTGATAGGAAATAACATGCCTTTTCGCATGAGCGCTAATGTGGTTCTCGGTCTTTTTCACCTTCTGAACCTCATCATCTGGTAAATTGTGCTTTATACCTTCCTAATTTGGCGACTAATGGAAACCTTCTGTGACttaacaaaataaaaaaaaaattaccTGACACATCCTATTCTTTCTTACTCTCTATCCCCCCGCTATATGTTTACCAATATTGTTAACTAAGCGGCTGTTTGCCGGCACGGatcactttgaaacaaTCTTTTTTCCTAAATGAACTTTTTATTGATGAACTTCGATGAAACATGGAGATGTAAAATAGAGCAACACAGATCCAATTATGCTATTCAATGTTGGAACAATAATTATATTTAAGGCGGCACCAGGtatcttgttgttgaaatATGTTTGACTAGTCTTTTATTCCTGTTCTAACATTTGAGATAAATACGCATCAACAACTTAGACTCAAAGTCTTTCAATATCCAAATCACTCCTTCAGTTCACTCCAAAACTAAGCAAAATGAAATTTTCCACTATTTTATCCGCTGCCGCTCTAGCCGCCTCTGCATTCGCAGCTCCCATTGAACAGCCAGAACAAGATTTGAACTCCACTACAATTCCTGCGGAAGCCATCATTTCTTACTTGGACTTGGAAGGTGACAAAGATATTGCAGTAGTTCCTTTCTCCAACGCTACAGACAGCGGTTTGTTATTTGTCAACACCACCATACTTGCCCAAGCTAACAAGGAAGCTGGGACTCCGCTACAAAAGAGGGAGGCTGACGCCGACGCTAATGCCTGGCACTGGTTGAGGTTGTCCTACGGTCAGCCTATCTACAAGAGAGACGCGAACGCTGATGCTGACGCTGATGCCGATGCATGGCACTGGTTGAGGTTGTCATATGGTCAACCAATTTACAAGAGAGATGCCAACGCTGATGCCGACGCTGATGCCGACGCTTGGCATTGGTTGAGATTGTCCTACGGCCAACCTATCTACTAAATCAATTGATTAACCCAGATACCCGCGCAAGAAAAATATCTCTGGGTATTGCTGTTGTCGGTCAAAAATATTCCCATCGCTTATCTATCTAGGCTTTCTTCCTACACGATCGAACCTTTTGTCTGTTCGatttttttactttctcCTCTTGTGTAGCTGGATCCATTTGCGACATGACTTTCATTTGCATTCTGGTTACACTAGCCTTTTCCTTTCTAATTGAATACTTTATATATACTCAAAACCAAGATCTTTATTCTTACTAAAAGTTGCATAGCTGCAGCacttcaaattcaaggTGTAAGACTTACATCTTCTGTAGACAATTCTGTTTCCACCTCTGAATCACTATTACTACCATAAAACTCTTCTGTATCTTTGTGCTGATTTGTCGATCCTATAATACTATCACCGACAGGAACAGACGGTTCCTCAAATTTCGGTGTTGCTTCATaatcaaaatcaagttTCCTTGgttcttcttttattttGACATGGGGGGTTGATGACTCCTCATCTTGTTGCAGATCAAGTTTCCTTGGGGTTGAAATGCCGTAGAATTGAAAGTTATCAAAGTCGTCTTCTATTTTCATACTTTTAGAGACTCCTCTCTCAAAATCATCTGATCCCTCGactttatttttcttgcgAGGCCTCTCTTGAAAAGCAGGGCCTGAAACTCGTTTTCGCTTACCTGGCGAGTTCAACGTCGAGACTTTTGATATTATATGTTTATTTATCACATCTGAATCCTTGGGCTCATGTTCAAATCTGTCAAGTCTCTTTTCTAACGCTAGaattttcctctttttgCTGTTGAGCAGCCCCACCATCATGGCTCTGGTTTTATTGTCCCTTTCCTCTAAAATTTTATCGAGATGAGCCCTTTCATCTTTCATGGCTGCGATTTCCATGTTTAATTCCTTTATTTTACTTTCAACGTTGGTGTACTCATCGTTGCTCAGACAAACACTCAAATAGAGAGTGTACGCTGAATCAAAAAGATCCATCTCTCCACTATTAGCTTTGACCAGCGTTATCTCAGCTATCTTTTTCCGGACTGTACCAAGTTTCAACTCCATTGTTAATTGGGAGCTTTCTAGTAATTTAAAACGGTACCCCCATCGACTGAACttgtattttatttggTACTTGTCACAGTAGATTTTATGAGCAGTTATCAGCTTTAAAAATTCGTACCAAACACAGGTCTTATGAAGTTCATCACCGTTATCCTGTATGGGTAGGCCTTTTTCCAACACAGTGGGGTAAAAATGCAGATCACCTATACTAACATCTTCTTTGGTAAATATATCGCATCCTTCACTCAGtaccaattttttgatgtgGAACGTCTGTAATGTGTCCTCCAGAGACGTCAATTCATGGTCCAGTTGAGCTTCACAAATTCCAATTTCAGGAGTCTCACTATCCGCTATATTCAGGACACAACTGACAAATTTCGGCATTTGTGTCACCGACGTCTACACAGACTTCAAACATTGTGGCTCCTCTTCTAAATTATGTGCAAAAAATCACACCCCCATAATAAAATATCAATATATCTCGATTATTAATCATCGATGACTTTAGTTATAAAGAATGTACAAGATAGTAAGAGGCTGCTGACAGTTTTGGTATCagatcttcaacaacaaaagaaacacaTTATGACTTCCGAGGTATTGGACCCTGTTGTTGGAGGGGACGAGCGTATTCTCCCACCAGAATATGAGCTGAATGAAGCGGAACCCGAACATTGTCCCGGCCCGGAATCCGAGATGGCCGGGAAGGCCGATGCATGTGATGGCTGTGCTAATAAGGAGATTTGTGAAAGCTTGCCCAAGGGGCCAGAC from Huiozyma naganishii CBS 8797 chromosome 6, complete genome encodes the following:
- the MMS2 gene encoding E2 ubiquitin-conjugating protein MMS2 (similar to Saccharomyces cerevisiae MMS2 (YGL087C); ancestral locus Anc_6.187), producing the protein MSKVPRSFRLLEELEKGEKGFGPESCSYGLADSDDITMTKWNGTILGPPHSNHENRIYSLEIVCGDRYPDEPPLVKFISKVNLPCVDQTTGVVSAEKFHTLRDWKRSYTMQTVLLDLRKEMGTPANKKLSQPSEGSVF
- the LIF1 gene encoding Lif1p (similar to Saccharomyces cerevisiae LIF1 (YGL090W); ancestral locus Anc_6.182); translated protein: MPKFVSCVLNIADSETPEIGICEAQLDHELTSLEDTLQTFHIKKLVLSEGCDIFTKEDVSIGDLHFYPTVLEKGLPIQDNGDELHKTCVWYEFLKLITAHKIYCDKYQIKYKFSRWGYRFKLLESSQLTMELKLGTVRKKIAEITLVKANSGEMDLFDSAYTLYLSVCLSNDEYTNVESKIKELNMEIAAMKDERAHLDKILEERDNKTRAMMVGLLNSKKRKILALEKRLDRFEHEPKDSDVINKHIISKVSTLNSPGKRKRVSGPAFQERPRKKNKVEGSDDFERGVSKSMKIEDDFDNFQFYGISTPRKLDLQQDEESSTPHVKIKEEPRKLDFDYEATPKFEEPSVPVGDSIIGSTNQHKDTEEFYGSNSDSEVETELSTEDVSLTP
- the MF(ALPHA)2 gene encoding Mf(Alpha)2p (similar to Saccharomyces cerevisiae MF(ALPHA)2 (YGL089C) and MF(ALPHA)1 (YPL187W); ancestral locus Anc_6.185) gives rise to the protein MKFSTILSAAALAASAFAAPIEQPEQDLNSTTIPAEAIISYLDLEGDKDIAVVPFSNATDSGLLFVNTTILAQANKEAGTPLQKREADADANAWHWLRLSYGQPIYKRDANADADADADAWHWLRLSYGQPIYKRDANADADADADAWHWLRLSYGQPIY